The Toxorhynchites rutilus septentrionalis strain SRP chromosome 3, ASM2978413v1, whole genome shotgun sequence genome includes a region encoding these proteins:
- the LOC129778714 gene encoding Kv channel-interacting protein 1 — MATPPDSPIEEVVYELEPTRAPKPVPVALEDLCKLTRFTRQEIRVMYRGFKTECPDGVVHEDSFKDIYAKFFPHGNSSLYAHYVFKAFDVNCNGAITFRDLLVTLSTLLRGSVYERLRWTFRLYDLNGDGSITRGELAEIVLAVHELMGRRPNQPDDDRKAREQVDNVFRKLDLNQDGVITIEEFLEACLRDDIVTESLQMFDTCL; from the exons ATGGCAACCCCACCGGACAGCCCAATCGAGGAGGTCGTGTACGAGCTAGAACCCACCCGAGCTCCGAAGCCAGTTCCCGTGGCGCTTGAGGACCTCTGTAAACTGACGAGGTTTACACGGCAGGAGATACGAGTGATGTATCGGGGCTTCAAAACG GAATGCCCCGATGGAGTGGTACACGAAGATAGTTTTAAGGATATCTACGCAAAATTTTTCCCACATGGAA ATTCAAGCCTTTACGCACACTATGTGTTCAAAGCATTTGATGTAAATTGTAATGGAGCAATTACCTTTCGG GATCTGCTAGTGACACTTTCAACACTGCTCCGTGGGTCCGTATACGAACGATTACGGTGGACCTTCCGCCTGTACGATCTTAATGGCGATGGCAGTATTACCCGAGGCGAACTGGCCGAAATAGTTTTGGCAGTACACGAGCTGATGGGTCGAAGGCCCAACCAGCCGGATGACGACAGAAAAGCGAGAGAGCAG GTTGACAACGTGTTTCGGAAGTTGGATCTCAATCAGGACGGTGTCATCACGATCGAAGAATTCCTGGAGGCCTGCCTAAGGGATGACATTGTTACCGAATCGTTACAAATGTTCGACACCTGCCTTTGA